TGACTAAAGGCGATCGCGCGCTTTTGGAGTATTAAGCTGGCAGAGATATAGGCCTTGATGCAGGGTTAGAGCCGGGAACATGGTGCTGAATCTTGGGACTGGATGGGCGCTGGTAGTGATGAGCGCGATCGCCTTTTGTTTGGGAGCTTTGCCCCTGACCGGATGGTGGGTGCAGCTAGCCACAGGACGGCGGCTGCGCGCCGCTGGCACCGGCAACCTCAGCGTGTCTGCGGCTTTTTATCACGGGGGGCGCTGGGTTGGCATTGGGGCGGTGGTGCTGGAGGCAGCCAAAGGCATTGGGGCCGTGCTGGTGGCGCGATCGCTTCTGCCGGGGGCCCCGGCCTGGGAGCTGGTGGCGTTGCTGGCCCTGGTGGCCGGACGCTACAGCCTCGGGCGCGGCGCAGGCACGACCAACGTGGTTTGGGGATACATCGTCCACGACTGGCGGGTCGCGGCCCTGGTTTTCTTGATTTCTGGGGTGAGCTTTACGCTGATGCGCCAGCGGGAGCAGGGGCGCTTGGTGGTGCTGCTGCTGGTGCCGGTGATTTTGGCGCTGCTCCATCCCGGTCAGTCTGGTCGCGTCGTGGCGGCGATCGCCCTGAGCGGCCTGATTGCCCTGATTTACCAAGCCATTCCTGACGATCTGGACCTGTCTACCTCTGCTGCCACACCGGAGTCTCGCCGTATGTTTCGATTTTTCCGGGGCGATCGCGGCCTCAAAACCCTTGATGATTCTCTCAAAACCGAGGTTGCTGGCGCCAAGGCCGCAACCCTGGCCCAGCTGCGGCGCTGGGGCTACCCCGTGCCCTTTGGCTGGGTGATCTTGCCGGGGGACGACGTAGAAACCCTGGTGAGCGGCTTTCAGCCCAGCGCCGCCACGCCCCTGGCGGTGCGGTCCTCCGCCGTGGGCGAGGACTCCGAAACGGCCTCGGCGGCGGGTCAGTATCTGACGCTGCTCAACGTCACCAGTCACGAGGAGCTGGCGATCGCCATCGATCGGTGCTTTGCCTCCTACGACCAGCCCAGCGCCAGCCGCTACCGCAGCGATCGCGGCTTGGCCGACAGCGCCATGGCCGTGCTGGTCCAGCAGCAGGTTTCTGGGGCGTTTTCGGGGGTGGCCTTTAGCCGCGACCCGATCAGCCAGCAGGGATCTGCCGTCGTGATCGAAGCGCTGCCCGGACCGGCCACGCGGGTGGTTTCTGGCCAGGTGACCCCCGAGTCCTACCGGGTGAGCGTCCTCGACAGCGACCTCGATCAGGCCACCGAGAGCTGGCGACTGCCCGAAAAGCTGGATCTGCCCGTGGAAGGCAGCGGCGACGTGCCGATGTTTCTGATTCAGCAGGTGGCATTTTTGGCGCGGCACCTCGAAAAGCGCTACCACGGCGTTCCCCAGGACATCGAGTGGACCTACGACGGCCAGCAGCTCTGGCTGCTCCAGAGCCGCCCCATCACGACGCTGATTCCCATCTGGACCCGCAAGATCGCGGCGGAGGTGATCCCGGGGGCGATTCGCCCGCTCACCTGGTCGATCAACCGGCCCCTGACCTGCGGAGTTTGGGGCGAGCTCTTCACGCTGGTGCTGGGCGATCGCGCGCGCGGGCTCGACTTCACCGAAACCGCCACGCTGCATTTTTCCCACGCCTACTTCAATGCGTCCCTGCTGGGGGATTTGTTTCTGCGCATGGGGCTGCCGCCAGAGAGCCTGGAGTTTTTGACCCGAGGCGCAAAATTTTCGAAGCCGCCCCTGAGCGCCACGGTGCGCAATGTTCCCGGCCTGGGCCGCCTGGTGGGCCGAGAGCTGCGGCTTCACAAGGATTTTCGGCGGGAGATGCAGCAGCACTTTGGGCCGGCGATCGCCGCCTTTGAGCAGCAGCCCGCCGAGACCCTGGAGACCTCGGCCCTCCTAGAGCGCATCGATCGGGTGCTGCTGTTGCTGCGGCGGGCAACCTACTACAGCATTCTGGGTCCCCTGAGCGCTGCCCTGCGCCAGGCCCTCTTCAAGGTGCCGGATCAGGCGCTGGACAATCGCCGCACGCCAGAGGTCGCGTCGCTCCAGGCCCTGGGTGCCTTGGCAGATCGGGTGCGCGATCGCCTGGATCCAGGGGCCTTGCCCCCAGAGCAGTCAGAGGCGATCGCGGCTCTGCGCAGACATCCCGAAACAGCAGACCTCATGAGCCAGTTTGACGCCTTGGTGGCGGAGTACGGCTACCTAAGCGAGGTGGGCACGGACATCGCCGTTCCCACCTGGCGCGAACATCCCCAAACGGTGGAGGAAATTTTCTGGCAGTTTGTCCGCCAGGGAGCGCCTCCCGCCGCTGAGTCCAGTCAGTCTGCCCCCCAAGCCGTGCAGCAGCGCGTGGATCTCAAGGGGGAGGTGACCCGGGTGTACAGTCGGCTGCTGGCGGAGCTGCGCTGGAGCTTGATGGCGCTAGGGAAACGCC
This genomic stretch from Geitlerinema sp. PCC 7407 harbors:
- a CDS encoding glycerol-3-phosphate acyltransferase, with amino-acid sequence MVLNLGTGWALVVMSAIAFCLGALPLTGWWVQLATGRRLRAAGTGNLSVSAAFYHGGRWVGIGAVVLEAAKGIGAVLVARSLLPGAPAWELVALLALVAGRYSLGRGAGTTNVVWGYIVHDWRVAALVFLISGVSFTLMRQREQGRLVVLLLVPVILALLHPGQSGRVVAAIALSGLIALIYQAIPDDLDLSTSAATPESRRMFRFFRGDRGLKTLDDSLKTEVAGAKAATLAQLRRWGYPVPFGWVILPGDDVETLVSGFQPSAATPLAVRSSAVGEDSETASAAGQYLTLLNVTSHEELAIAIDRCFASYDQPSASRYRSDRGLADSAMAVLVQQQVSGAFSGVAFSRDPISQQGSAVVIEALPGPATRVVSGQVTPESYRVSVLDSDLDQATESWRLPEKLDLPVEGSGDVPMFLIQQVAFLARHLEKRYHGVPQDIEWTYDGQQLWLLQSRPITTLIPIWTRKIAAEVIPGAIRPLTWSINRPLTCGVWGELFTLVLGDRARGLDFTETATLHFSHAYFNASLLGDLFLRMGLPPESLEFLTRGAKFSKPPLSATVRNVPGLGRLVGRELRLHKDFRREMQQHFGPAIAAFEQQPAETLETSALLERIDRVLLLLRRATYYSILGPLSAALRQALFKVPDQALDNRRTPEVASLQALGALADRVRDRLDPGALPPEQSEAIAALRRHPETADLMSQFDALVAEYGYLSEVGTDIAVPTWREHPQTVEEIFWQFVRQGAPPAAESSQSAPQAVQQRVDLKGEVTRVYSRLLAELRWSLMALGKRLHQQELLPSVDTLFDLTWDEVQRLAKTGSPELAAHWQSKAQRRRSQFERDRQLPSVPQVVYGKTPPPPELSSAAPARQQFRGIGASPGEVEGRVVVLRTLRSSATLPEDAILVVPYTDSGWAPLLAQAKGLIAEVGGRLSHGAIVAREYGIPAVMDIHEATRLLRDGQRVRLNGQSGLVELL